ACCAGACCGCCGGGGTAGTGGAACACCCGGTGCTTGACCTTCTGCGGCGCGGCGGCCTCGGCCGCCTTCTCATCCGCCGACTTCGGGGCCTCGGCGTGGTCGCTGACCACCTCGTCCACCACGGATGCGGGGGCGACCCGCTCATCGGTCAACTCGATGGTCAGGCCCTTGTTTAGGAAGGCCATCTCCTGCAGACGCCGAGCGATCGTCTCGAAGTCGTAGGTCGTGGTCTCGAAGATGTCCGGATCCGCCCAGAACCGGATGGTGGATCCGGTCTTCTTGGTCTTCTCGCCCTGACGCAAGGTGCCGGGCACCGATTTGTCGTAGGTCTGGAACCACTCATAACCGTCGCGGCAGACATCTGCCTCCAGCCGGGTGGACAGCGCGTTGACCACCGAGACGCCGACGCCGTGCAGACCACCGGACACCTGGTAGGCGCCCTCCTCGAACTTGCCGCCGGCGTGCAGCACGGTCATGACGACGTCGATGGTGGGGACGCCGGTGGAGTGCATCGCGACCGGGATGCCTCGGCCGTCGTCGGAGACCTGGACGCCACCGTCCTCGAGGATCCGCACGTCGACCTTGCTGGCGTAACCGGCCATCGCCTCGTCGACCGCGTTGTCCACAACCTCCCAGATCAGGTGGTGCAGACCTCGCTCACCAGTGGATCCGATATACATACCGGGACGCTTGCGGACGGCTTCGAGTCCTTCGAGGACCTTGATCGATTCGGCACCGTACTGATCTTGGGCAGCCACGTTGGACGCGTCTCCTTGGGGTTCGCGGGTAGCGGTTCACAAGACCGCCTGCAAAGCTCCCTCCAGTCTACCGTTAGACACCGTCAGGACTTACCCTGTGGCGGCGTTTCCCGCTATCTAACTGCGCCGTGCGCGGAATTTCCGACCCCCCCGAGCGTCGGGACGGCCCAACAACCGCTTTCACCGCGTCTAAGCGATCTCAGCGCAGCGCCCCAGTGACCTACCCGTAGGTGTCGCGGGGTCCGCGTCCGGAAACGTGACGATTACCCTTGCGCCACGACGGTGCGGTCGGTCCCTGGATCTTCAGCGAGGTCACGACGCCGTCGCCGACGGCCGCGGCGATCTTGGCCAGCAGCTGGGCCTGCACCATCCGCAACTGCGTCGCCCAGGCCGTGGACTCCGCGGATACGGTCAGCACCCCGTCCCGCAGACTGGTCGGCACGGCATGATCGGCGATCTGGTCCCCGACGACGGTCGTCCACTGACCCAGGACCGAACCCTCGGCCACCTGCTTGGACCAGCCCCGCGACTGCGCCAGATCTCGAGCCGCCGCACTGAACGGCTGTGGATCGCGGACGTCCGGGCCGGGCCCGGACCACCGGCGCCGCCGGCCGACGGTGGGGGAGCGCTGCGTGGAGGTCACCCGGCCGCGGCCCACATCCTTGCCCTGGCTGCGCGCCGCGCCGCGGGCCTCCTCGAGCGCCCGGCGCACCATGTCCATACCGGGCAGATTCGCCAGATGCTCCGGTGGGTCCCCGGTTTCACCCGTGTCCGCAGACTCGCGCATGCCCGACGGTTCGCTCGCAGACTCGCTCACGACACCACCTCCGAGATTCGTCCACCATCATCATCGCGCATGGTGACCTCGATCCGGCGCACATCCCAGTCCACGGGCAGATCCTCGGGAACGGCCGCGGTCACCAGCACCTGCTCGGCCGACGACGCCACCTGGGCCAGGGCCCGTCGCCGGGCGTTGTCCAGTTCGGCGAACACATCGTCGAGCAGCAGTACCGGATCGGATCCGTCGGTACGCAGCAGTTCGTAGGCCGCCAACCTCAAACCGAGTGCCATCGACCAGGATTCGCCGTGGCTGGCGTAGCCCTTGGCCGGTTGTTCACCGAGGCGGAGTTCGAGATCGTCGCGATGCGGCCCGACCAGACACACGCCGCGCTCGAGTTCGGCCGACCTCTTGTTCCGCAACTCCTCGAGCAACGCGGCTTCGTAGACACCCCGGTCGACGGTGCCCGCAGCCGCCTCGGCCTCGACGGCCGGCGCGGCACTGCGGTACCGGATCGCCGCCGGCCGAGACCCCGGGGCGAGCAGTTGATAGGCCTTCTCAACCTCGGGGGCGAGCTGGTTCACCAGATCCACCCGCGCCGAAAGCAGTTCTGCGCCATGGGCTGCCAGATGCCCGTCCCACGACTCGAGGGTGTCCAGCATCGCGGTGTCACCGCGGTACCGTGCCGGGCCTGCGGACTTCAGCAAGGCGGTGCGCTGGCGAACCACCTTGTCGTAGTCGGCCCGCACTCCCGCGATCCGGGGTCGCCGGGTGGTGGCGACCTCGTCCAGATAACGGCGCCGCTCGGACGGATCTCCGCGCACCAGCGCGAGGTCCTCGGGCGCGAACAGCACCGCCCGCAGGACACCCAATATCTCGCGCGGGCTGCGTACCGGCGAGCGATTCAGCCGGGCCTTGTTGGCCCGTCCGGTGGTGATCTCGAGATCGATCGCGAGTTCACGGCCCTCGTTGACCACCACCGTCGAGACGACGGCACGCGGCGCCCCGGCCCGGATCAGTGGCGCATCCGAGGCGACCCGATGTGAACTCAACGTCGCCGAATACCACAATGCCTCGACGAGATTGGTCTTGCCGAAGCCGTTCGGCGCGACGAAGACGGTATGCCCTGGCTCGAGCTCTATATCGGCCCGCGACCATGACCGGAAGTCGGTCAATCCCAGATGACGTACGTACAAAACTAACCGGACTCCGAGATTCGTTGTACGGCGTGCCCGCCGAACTGGTTACGGAGCGCGGCAACGGCCTTCATCGTCGGTGAATCTTCCTGGCGGGAAAGGAATCTCGCGAAGAGCGAGGCTGCGATCCCGGGGACCGGAACCCGCAGCCGGATGGCTTCTTCGACCGTCCACCGGCCCTCACCGGAATCCTCGGTGTACCCGGTGAGATTCTCCAGGCCCGGATCTTCCTTGAGCGCCTTCGCCAACAGTTGTTGCAGCCAGGACCGCACCACCGTGCCGTTGGTCCAGGCCTGATAGACCGCCTGCGGGTCGCGCACCAGATCCTCGGCGGCCAGCATCTCGTAGCCCTCGGCATATGCGGTCATCAACGCGTACTCGACGCCGTTGTGCACCATCTTGGTGAAGTGTCCGGCGCCCACCGGTCCCGCGTGGACGAAACCATCGGCCTTCTCACCGGCCGGCCGCAGCGTGTCGAAGATCGGCATGGCTCGAGCGACATCCTCGTCACCACCGCCGATCATCAGTCCGTAGCCTTCGGTGAGACCCCAGACACCGCCGGAGACCC
This region of Mycolicibacterium diernhoferi genomic DNA includes:
- a CDS encoding DUF721 family protein, which translates into the protein MRESADTGETGDPPEHLANLPGMDMVRRALEEARGAARSQGKDVGRGRVTSTQRSPTVGRRRRWSGPGPDVRDPQPFSAAARDLAQSRGWSKQVAEGSVLGQWTTVVGDQIADHAVPTSLRDGVLTVSAESTAWATQLRMVQAQLLAKIAAAVGDGVVTSLKIQGPTAPSWRKGNRHVSGRGPRDTYG
- the recF gene encoding DNA replication/repair protein RecF (All proteins in this family for which functions are known are DNA-binding proteins that assist the filamentation of RecA onto DNA for the initiation of recombination or recombinational repair.), with product MYVRHLGLTDFRSWSRADIELEPGHTVFVAPNGFGKTNLVEALWYSATLSSHRVASDAPLIRAGAPRAVVSTVVVNEGRELAIDLEITTGRANKARLNRSPVRSPREILGVLRAVLFAPEDLALVRGDPSERRRYLDEVATTRRPRIAGVRADYDKVVRQRTALLKSAGPARYRGDTAMLDTLESWDGHLAAHGAELLSARVDLVNQLAPEVEKAYQLLAPGSRPAAIRYRSAAPAVEAEAAAGTVDRGVYEAALLEELRNKRSAELERGVCLVGPHRDDLELRLGEQPAKGYASHGESWSMALGLRLAAYELLRTDGSDPVLLLDDVFAELDNARRRALAQVASSAEQVLVTAAVPEDLPVDWDVRRIEVTMRDDDGGRISEVVS